The Zobellia alginiliquefaciens genome contains a region encoding:
- a CDS encoding MotA/TolQ/ExbB proton channel family protein — MKKLSSILAVGGLFVMSTNTVNAMANTAMMLQDAPAEAEKGFTQVLKEMFIQGGAGFMGIVLLCLILGLAVAIERIIYLNMATTNTAKLRQQVEDALASGGVEAAKEVCRNTKGPVASIYYQGLDRAGESVESAEKAVVAYGGVQMGQLEKNVSWLSLFIAIAPMLGFMGTVIGMIQAFQKISAVGNLSASLIAGDIQVALLTTVFGLITAIILQIFYNYIIAKIDSIVNDMEDSSIVLIDMLVDHKK, encoded by the coding sequence ATGAAAAAATTATCCTCTATCCTAGCCGTGGGCGGGTTGTTTGTAATGAGTACAAATACTGTGAATGCAATGGCTAATACAGCAATGATGCTGCAAGATGCCCCGGCCGAAGCTGAAAAAGGTTTTACCCAGGTTTTGAAAGAAATGTTTATACAAGGTGGTGCCGGCTTTATGGGTATTGTTCTTTTATGTTTGATTCTTGGTCTAGCCGTAGCTATCGAAAGAATTATTTACTTGAACATGGCAACAACTAACACTGCTAAACTTAGACAACAAGTAGAGGATGCATTGGCTTCCGGTGGTGTTGAAGCTGCAAAAGAAGTTTGTAGAAATACAAAAGGTCCTGTTGCTTCTATCTACTATCAAGGTTTAGATAGAGCTGGTGAGAGTGTTGAGTCTGCTGAGAAAGCTGTTGTGGCTTACGGTGGTGTTCAAATGGGACAGTTAGAGAAAAACGTTTCTTGGTTGTCTTTGTTTATCGCTATTGCACCAATGCTTGGTTTCATGGGTACGGTAATCGGTATGATTCAGGCCTTCCAGAAAATTAGTGCTGTTGGTAACTTGAGTGCATCTCTTATTGCAGGTGATATTCAGGTGGCGTTATTAACAACGGTATTCGGTCTTATTACTGCTATTATCCTTCAAATTTTCTATAACTATATCATTGCAAAAATTGATAGCATCGTTAATGATATGGAGGATTCATCTATCGTTTTGATAGATATGTTGGTGGATCACAAAAAATAA
- a CDS encoding asparaginase produces the protein MKNKSNILLIYTGGTIGMVKDYDSGALKAFNFDKLLKNIPELKQLDCEINSISFDEPIDSSNMNPEHWVQIATIIEENYESHDGFVVLHGSDTMSYTASALSFMLENLAKPVIFTGSQLPIGDLRTDAKENLITSIQIAALQRNNRPVVQEVGLYFEYKLYRANRTTKINAEHFQAFASLNYPELIESGVFLNVNEESLLPYVKRKKFKVHKYMDTNVAILKLFPGIGPAVLEGVVNIPGLRGVILETYGAGNAPNEPWVIDILKKAKENNIHIINVTQCSGGSVSMGRYETSKQLEELQVINGKDITTEAAIAKLMYLLGNNVSYKLFKSIFETSLRGEVQEN, from the coding sequence TTGAAAAATAAAAGTAACATTCTTTTAATATATACAGGTGGTACCATAGGTATGGTAAAAGACTATGATTCTGGCGCGCTAAAGGCATTTAATTTTGATAAGCTGCTTAAAAATATTCCGGAACTGAAGCAGTTGGATTGTGAAATTAACTCTATTTCATTTGATGAGCCAATAGATTCGTCCAATATGAATCCTGAGCATTGGGTTCAGATCGCCACAATTATAGAAGAGAATTATGAGTCGCATGACGGTTTTGTTGTCCTTCATGGCAGTGATACCATGAGTTATACGGCATCCGCTTTGAGTTTTATGCTAGAGAATCTAGCTAAACCAGTAATTTTTACCGGTTCTCAATTGCCCATTGGAGATTTACGGACGGACGCTAAGGAAAATTTGATTACTTCTATTCAAATTGCTGCGTTACAGAGAAATAATAGACCGGTTGTTCAGGAGGTAGGCTTGTATTTTGAATATAAATTGTATCGCGCCAACCGCACCACAAAAATAAATGCGGAACACTTTCAGGCATTTGCTTCATTGAATTATCCGGAATTAATAGAGTCTGGAGTGTTCTTAAATGTGAATGAAGAATCTTTGTTGCCTTATGTGAAACGCAAGAAGTTCAAGGTGCATAAATATATGGATACTAATGTGGCTATATTGAAATTGTTCCCGGGTATTGGTCCTGCGGTTTTGGAAGGAGTAGTCAATATACCAGGTCTAAGAGGTGTAATTTTGGAAACTTATGGCGCTGGAAACGCTCCAAATGAGCCTTGGGTGATCGATATTCTAAAAAAGGCAAAAGAAAATAACATTCACATTATTAATGTTACACAATGTTCGGGTGGCAGTGTTTCAATGGGGCGTTATGAAACCAGTAAACAGTTGGAGGAATTGCAAGTTATTAATGGTAAAGACATTACGACCGAAGCTGCAATTGCCAAGTTAATGTACCTTTTGGGTAATAATGTTTCGTATAAATTGTTCAAAAGCATATTTGAGACTTCGTTGCGAGGGGAGGTACAAGAAAATTAG